The DNA window ATCGAGATTCAGAATCAACATTTCCCCGTCCAGAGGCTCTTCAGTTGGCGGAAAGGCGACGTTAACGACATGGGGCGCAACGGGCGCCTCGCCGATCGGCGTATTCAGCACGTAGTCGCACGGGACCGCATCGGCGAGGCCGTCCACGAGGTGCCGCTGGAGCTGCGACAGTCGCTCCGCTCGTTCCTCCGCCCCGTCCATTGCCCGTTCTAGTGCTGCCGCAAGCCCCACGACTCCCGGCACATTCTCGGTTCCCCCGCGGCGCTCCCGCTCCTGCGATCCGCCCTCTACCAGTGGCCCGAGATCTACGCGCCCTCGAACAAAGAGCGCACCTATGCCCTTCGGTCCATAGAACTTGTGTGCGGAAAGGGACAGCAAGTCCACGCCCAAATCATCGACATCAACCGGCAAGAGCCCCACCGTCTGCACCGCGTCGCAGTGAAGAAGCACATCGTTCGCCCGACAGACCTCCGCGATGGCCGGAATGTCGGTGCACACCCCGATCTCGTTGTTGGCGTGCATGAGCGAAACGAGCGCCGTATGCTCGTCGATCGCCGCGTCTACCTGCTGGGGAGAAATGGCGCCGTGGGCTCCAGGGGATAGAATGGAGACCGGATGCCCCTGCTCTCGGAGTCGCTCGGCCGGGCGGAGCACGGCCTCGTGCTCAGCCGCTGAGGTGACGAGTCCAGCCGGAGCGCCATCGTCCGAAGCGGCTGCAATCACGCCCTTGAGTGCCAGGTTGTCTGCTTCCGTTCCTCCACTCGTAAACACGATCTCACTCGACTCCGCTCCCAAACAGTCCGCCACTCGCTCCCGAGCATCCTCCAGCGTGACCCGCGCCTGCCGGCCATACTGGTGCACGGACGAGGCGTTGCCGTAATGCTCCGTAAGATGCGGCTTCATAGCCTCCAGCACCGCCGGGGCCAGTGGCGTTGTCGCAGCATGATCGAGATAGACGCGTTCCATAACCATTCGCGGACGTAGACCGAAAGTGACATCGAGACCCGGCCACGAAGGACCGCTCGTTGGGCCCTCCGCGTCGTCGACCGTCTGTTCTCACCAGTGGTCAGTCAAGCTGAGGGGGGGTCAAGTGCTGAATCGAACACGCTGTGTTGACTACGGCATTCAGCAGCCTGGGGACAGTCCACACGCCAGTGTTCAATCCAACATGGAAACCCGGACGTACCACTCATTGCAAGAGGAACCATGAGCAGTATTCCCACGGGACGTCGGTTGTACGTTGCTCCCCTCCACCTGATTCCTCCATTTTGTCTCAACAGCCCCCCACTCCGAAAGCATGAGACGAACAATGCCCCCGATTGCGCATTCACGTCGCGTCCGAATCCGACGGTCTGATATCGGGTTCTTCTTTGCCCTCCTTCATCCGTTCCCCCCACGCTCATGGATAAGCTCGTCGTACACGGTGGCTCGCCGCTCGAAGGTCCCCTCACGGTCGGGGGATCCAAAAATACCGCCCTTCCCCTCATGGCGGCGGCCCTCCTGGCCGACGGCTCCACCCGCATCACCAACGTCCCCAACCTGCGGGACGTGCGGACCTTTTCGAACGTGATTCGGGTTGCCGGTCCGGCGGTCACCTTCGATGCCGATGCAAACACCCTCACCATCGATGCGTCGACGGTGAATCATCCCGTCGCGCCGTACGAGCTCGTCAAAAAGATGCGGGCCTCGTTCTACATGCTCGGCGCCCTCATCGGGCGCTGCGGGGAGGCAAAGGTGTCGCTCCCCGGCGGTTGCGCGTGGGGCCCACGCCCGGTAGACCTCCACATTGAGGGCATGAAAGCCTTTGGGGCGGACATTGAGCTGGAAGAAGGGTACGTCCTTGCCTCCGCTCCCGGGGGGCGTCTGGACGGGGGGACGTTTCGACTCGACCCTTCCAGCGTCGGGGCAACAATCAACCTCCTGCTCGGGGCAGTGACGGCACAGGGCCCTTCCCGCATCGAGAATGCGGCACAGGAACCGGACGTGGTGGCCTTCGGCGAGGCCCTGAAGGAGATGGGCGCCCAGATCGATGGACTCGGCACGAACACCATCGAGATTCAGGGCGTCGATGCCCTGACACCGGCCTCCTTCCGCAATACGCCTGACCGTATCGAGCTCGGTACGTTCATGCTGATGGCGGCGACGGCCGGAGCGCCGGGCCAGCCCGTCGAGGTGCGACGAGGCACGCATGAGCATTTGGGGGACGACTTCAAAGAGCGATTCGCCGAGACGGGAGTAGATGTGGACTACGCGGACGAGGTCGTGACCGTTACGCGCCCGGAAACGCTCCAGCCCGTCTCAATCGAAACGGCCCCTTACCCCGGCTTTCCCACCGATCTGCAGGCGCAGTGGACCGTGCTTCTCGGTCTGGCGGACGGAACGGCCACCGTAACGGACACCATCTACGACGATCGCTTCAAGCACGTCCCGGAGCTCCAGCGGCTCGGGATGGAGATTTCCGTTGAAGGCAACACGGCAACCGTCCACGGCGGAGCGCCCATTAAGGGGGCGCAGGTGATGAGTACCGACCTCCGCGCCAGTGTCTCGCTCGTTATGGCGGGTATGGTGGCGGAGGGCACCACCCACGTGCTCCGCGTCTACCACCTGGATCGAGGCTACGAGCACCTCGAGCATAAGCTCCAGGACGCAGGCATCAACATTCACCGTGAGGAATACGAGGAGTTTGACGAGCCGGCCGCCGAGCCCGTCTCGTAATCCGGCCCGACAGTCCCCCCNNNNNNNNNNNNNNNNNNNNNNNNNNNNNNNNNNNNNNNNNNNNNNNNNNNNNNNNNNNNNNNNNNNNNNNNNNNNNNNNNNNNNNNNNNNNNNNNGCCGCCGTCTCTGCCGCCGCCGGCCTCGCGCCCTCCGCCTTTGCATCGGACGTGCAGCGCTTACCCGTGTCGGAGCCTCCGACGGTCCCTCCGAACGATCGCATTCAATTCGCGACCATCGGAACCGGCATCATTGGCTTTGTTAACACGCGCACGGCCCACAATCTCCCTGGTGCCGAGTTCGTAGCGGCAGCCGACTGCTATGATTCCCGGCTCACACGCGTCAATGAGGTGTTCGGCGACGACATCTTCACGACCCGAGACTACCGAGACGTCCTTACCCGATCGGACGTGGACGCGGTCGTGATTTGCACGCCCGACCACTGGCATGCCGAGATCGCTCAAGCCGCCATGGAGGCCGGCAAGGCGGTGTACTGCGAAAAGCCAATGGCGCACACCCTTGACGAAGGCGCCGCGATGGTGGAAACTCAACAAGACACCGGACAACTCCTCCAGGTGGGCAGCCAGTTTGCGAGCTCCATCGTGGTCAATAAGGTCCGCCAGCTCGTCTCTTCCGGAGCCATCGGCGACCTCAACATGGTCGAGGCTCGCTACAACCGAAACTCGGCACTCGGAGCCTGGAAATACTCCATCCCGCCAAATGTCTCCCGGGAAAACATTGCCTGGGACCGGTTTTTGGGCGACGCCCCCGCCCGCGACTTCGACCCGACCCGCTTCTTCCGCTGGCGCAACTACTGGGATTACGGTACCGGGCTTGCGGGAGACCTCTTCGTCCATCTGCTGACGATTACGCATCACGTCACGAACTCCGTTGGACCAACGAGCATCTCTTCCACCGGCGGCCTTCGCTTCTGGACCGACGGGCGCGAGGTGCCGGATGTCCAAACGGCGCTATTCGAGTATCCGGAGACGGACGCTCACCCGGAGTTTACCCTCTCGCTTCAATCCAACCTAGCGGACGGAAGCGGCGGAGGCACCCTGCTCCGATTCGTGGGCAGCGACGGCGCCATTACCCTGGAGGGCAATACAGTCAAGTTGTCCCAAACGCGACGTTCCACCCCTTCGGTCGAGCAACTCGTAGAGGGCTACAACTCGGTCCGCACCTTCTCGGAAGCGGTACAGGAAGAATTCCGGACAAGCTACTCGCCGGACGAGGAGGACTTGGCCGCCGACGACATGTCCACGGAGAGTGAGTTCGAGGCCCCGGACGGTTACAGCTCCCGCCGCGACCACATCATGAACTTCTTTGCCGCAATGCGCTCGGGCGACACCGTCGTGGAGGACGCCGTGTTTGGCCATCGGGCAGCTGCCCCGGCACTCCTCTGCAACCGGAGCTACCGCAACGGTCAGCGCTACGAGTGGGACCCGGAGGCGATGGAGGTGGCATCCTGACGGTTTAGCGCACTTTCCTCCTGCGGATCTGAGAAGCCTCCCCGGTCTTCAACGACGCGCCTCCTTCGGGCCCGAACAGGACCGGACCCCGAGCGCAACCGGCTCCCTCCTGCGCCCTCCGTTCACGGTGCCAAAATGTGAGGGGCGTGCCCGTGTGCATCCGCAACCTCATGTGAGAGCTGCCGAAGCTCTCGCTCAAATGCATTGGGACGTCCTGCAACAATCACAGCCCCCGAGCGCCCCGTCATGCAGGCCCCGTAGAGTCCATCGTGCGTGCGACTCTCGGCCTCAGCCACAATCCGATCCGCAGCGGTGCTAGTGCCCTCCCACTCGTCTCGCTGTGATGCATGCGACATGAGGAGAAGCGCCCCAATCATCTGCCAGTCCGACCGCCGCATGGCGGCCACGTGCTTCTGTACCCGGCGGTTTTCCGTAACGAGGTGCCGAACCACCGGACACAACGCCTCGGGGAGGACTGCGATGGCATCGTCGAGGTCTCGGTGTTCAAGCTCACGGAACGAGGTCAACCCCGAAAAGCCGTTCTCTCGGAGGCGGCGGAGCGCGTCGCGGGCCTGTGCCTGCCGTTGTCGATGAAACTCGACCGGCCGCGGCTCCGGCGCCCCAGGATCCAGCACTGCCCACCGGAGCGCCGTCCGGGCCTCGGTCTCCACCGGTAGATGCTCACGTGTCGCCGTGTCGACCAGCGTGAATGCCGGCTCGGGCCCGGCAAAGGTTGCGAGCAAATAGCCGGTGCTGTACGGACAATCGAGGGCCGTCCCAATCTCTCCCGCCAGCAGCGGTACCAAATCATCCCGAAGACTCTGCACGGAGTTGAGATCGATGGCCGTCGAGACGTCGAGGGCCCGCACGACTCGCATCACCGCTACGGCCAGCGCAGCCAGGTAGCCATCCCGGCAAATGCCCGGCACTGTGCTCACCACAGCGACCTCCACCTGATGATCTGCCAGCAACTCCTGTAAAATGCGACGCATAGCCACGAGCCACGAGGGCGGGGCCTCGGCCTCGTCCGTCCACGTCTCCTCGTGTCCCGCAAAGGTGATTTGCGTTGTCTCTGCGTACCGGGCAGCCACGGCCACTCCCTGCCGCAACGGCAGAAATAGACCAAAGCCATCGGAATAGTGCGTCTGGTCCGCCTGCACGCCAACCGTTCCACAGGCAAAGGACGTCGACACCGGCGCGGTCGCCGTGCCCATTCGCTCCTTCAATAGGTCGCGCGCCCGGCGCTGGAGCCCATCTGCCCCCGGCGCTTCGTACTCCTCAAACTGCTCGGGCGTACCGACGAAGGCATCATCGGCATAAAACGGAGGCACAAACGCCGCGGACGGCGACGAATCAGGCGACATTGGTAATGGCTGTTGCGTCGATACAGAACGCGCTTAAAGTCGGCGGGGGGAGTCGCTCAAAGAGTCGTACTCGGTGGAAAACCATGTGCTCGAACGTCAACGACGCAGCCTACCCACCGGACAGTTTGCTCATAGCACCGAACAATTCCCCTTCAACCGTCACTCCAGACCTTGATCTAGGCCATCTTGTAGGATTACGAAATTAACCGCAGTACGATGCTGCGTTCTTCGCATGTCTCTGTTCCCTCTCGTGAGGAATTTCCAGGGGGCTTCCTCCGATAGGTCCGGTCGGCATTTTATTTCATGAGTCGCTAGGCTCGTCTGGAAGCATCTTTCTTTCCCTGGAGTCTCCCAAGAGACTGCATCCGACGTTTAATCTCATAAAGTCACAAGATGGCCAGAGGCTATCTGACGTACGGGTGGATGGGCTTAGGAAATCACAGATTCCCAAAATCAAGTTTGGACATCTAGATGTCCAGGAGCGACGAAGGAAAATCCGGAAATCGTTAGTGTATTTTGGGGAGTTTTGCCTGAAAATGGAGACTTCGCAGGAAAGGTCGATGACATCGCCAGACATTTTTCGGGTGCTCAGAGCCGCGGAGTGTAAAAGCGTCCGCTCGTTAGCAACGAAGCGATAGCCCCCTCTTCCATCGCCTATGCGTGCCCCAAGCGCTCTCCTTCTGAAAGAGCGTACCCGTTCAGGAAGTCCTCAGCGTCCAGTCGCTGCTTGCCCGGCTGCTGAATGGTCACAACCTCAACGGCCTCCTGCCCACAGGCCACCACCAGTCGCCCGTCGGTCGAAAGGATTTCCCCGGGCGCCCCATTGCCCTCAGCTCGCCGTGTCCGGTAGAGCTTGAGTCGGGTATCTCCATGCATCGTCCAGGCTCCAGGATACGGAGAAAGGCCCCGCACGTGATTGTGCACCGCCTCCCCCGGCTCGCCCCATGGAACCTCGCAGTCTTCGTCATGGATCTTGGGCGCCGGAGTGGCCTGGCTGTCATCTTGTGGGCGCGGATCTACGGTGCCTGCTTCTATCTGTTCGACCGTCTCGACCACCGCCTCGCCCCCGAGCACTTTCATTCGATCGTGCACCGATCCCGCCGTCTCGTTGGGGCCAATCGTCATGGACTTCTGCAGAATGATATCGCCCGTATCCACCGACGGCTCCAAGAAGAAGGTCGTCACACCGGTCTCGGTCTCCCCCTGCATGATGGCGTGATTGATGGGGGCCGCCCCTCGATACTTCGGCAGCAAGGACCCATGAAGATTGAAAGCGCCCTCCGACGCGGCCGTAAAGACCGAGGGCGGCAGAATTTTGTAGGCGACCACCGCAATCACGTCCGGTTCCAACGCTGCTACCGCCTCGGCAAACGCATCATCGGTCACGTCCTCCGGCTGAAGGATGCGTTCAATGCCCGCCTCTTGCGCCGCAGCCTTCACGGGGGTCGGCGTGACTTCCTGCCCTCGCCCTCGCGGGCGGTCCGGACCCGTGGCAACGGCAACGGGGTCGTACCCAGCGTCGATGAGTTGCGTGAGCGAGGGCACGGCAAACTCCGGCGTGCCCATAAAAACAATTCTCATCTGCGATTTTCGAATTTCGATTTCAAATTGCGAATTCGAACGCCCCGGCACGGTGTATGGAAATCGCCATTAGTGCGGACTCAGGCAACTCCCTTGAACAGCCCTTCCACAAATCCCTTGCGGTCGAACACCTGCAGGTCTTCGATTCCCTCCCCGACCCCAATGTACTTCACTGGCACCTGAAACTGGTGCGACACGCCGATGACAACTCCCCCTTTGGCCGTACCGTCGAGTTTGGTGAGGGCAAGGCCCGTGACATCTACACTTTCCGTAAACTCTTCGGCCTGCCGGAGAGCATTCTGCCCAGTGGAGGCATCGAGCACGAGAAGGACCTCGTGCGGCGCGCTCTCCGTCCGTTTCTGCATAACCCGCTTCATCTTCGCAAGCTCGTCCATCAATCCGCCCTTCGTGTGCAGGCGCCCGGCAGTATCGATCAGAACAACGTCCGTATCACGGGCCTGCGCCGCCTCAATGGTGTCGTAGGCCACGGCCGCCGGATCGGATCCGTGCTGCTGCTTGATGATCGGCACCTCCGCTCGGTCGGCCCAAATCTCCAGCTGTTCGATGGCCGCCGCCCGAAACGTGTCCGCCGCGCCCACCATCACGCTCTTCCCCGCCTGCTTGTACTTGTGCGCCATCTTGCCGATGGTCGTGGTCTTGCCAACTCCATTGACCCCCACTACCATGATGACGTGCGGCTTGTTTGGAAGCCGAGCGTCAAAGTCCGCCGGGCGCTCGTCCTCATCCTCCAGCATGAGCTTCGCGATTTCGTCGCGGATGAGGAGGTTGAGTTCCTCCGTCGACACGTACTGGTCCTCTGCCACGCGGGCCTCGACGTGGTCGATAATATCGAGCGTGGTGTCCACGCCCACGTCGCTGGTCACAAGGATCTCCTCCAACTCATCGAGCAGTTCCGCGTCTACCGAGTCTTTTCCCCGCACCATGCGGTCAATTTTGCCGAAGAAGCTCGTCCGGGTCTTTTCCAGCCCTTCTTCGAGCTTCTCCTGCTCTTCGTCGTCGTTCTGGTTGATGAAGCGGTCGAGAATGCCCATAGAGGTCGAAGTACAGGTCCTAAACAGAGTGACAAACGAAGGAGGCGGCAAGAATCAGCCGAGAAGCAACGGGCGGCTCTTTCCGGACGCCGATACGGTAGAGGACGCCTCCGAAGAGCTTGTGGTTGGCGCGTCCGACGCGGTGTCGGACGCGTGTTCCTGTTGCGGAGGTGGCGCCCGACGAATGGCGTTGAGGTAGCGCACAACATAGACGCCAAAGGAAAAGACAAAGAGTCCGGCCGACATCCAGAGGCAAACGTTAAAAACAGGAAGATCAGCTTTCAAAATGACGCTCACGACGGTGAGGGCCAGCCAAAGGCTCGCGGCTTTCCCCGCCCAGGCGCTCATGAGCACTTTGCCGGACCGATTTGCAATCCATGCTCCTCCGGCGAGAATGAGCAAATCACGCCCGACGATGACCCCAAAAAACCAGAGCGGGAGCTCAGGCGCCCCCTGCACCTCGGGCCTGAAGGTGAGCACTGACACTGTGAGCACGGCCGCCACCTTGTCGGCCACGGGATCGATCACCTTGCCCCACTCAGAGACGGTGCGCGTCCACCGGGCCACCCGCCCGTCGAACCAGTCGGTCATGATGGCAATGACGGTAAGCCCCAGCAACCAGTCCAGCGGGCCATCTTGCCACAGCAAAACGGCAATCGGAAACACCAGGATGAGCCGCGACAGACTAAGCGTGTTCGCGATCGTCCAGAACCGTCCGAGGTCCGGCCAAAGTGTCGAGGAAGAAGACGTGGACATACCGATTCGGGCGCAAATGACAGGTTCCCAGGAGACCAGAGGACCGTGCTCCAACGGGCAGCAATCGGGACGTTGCCAATCGGCAAAGGGCTGTGGTGGGGCAGATCCCGGATGTATCCAAGGTAGTAGAGAATTCGGTCCACCTCCACTATCCTGTGCGATGACGACAGAAATCCATGCGGATTTTGTTCGTCGTTATGCCCTGTAAGGGAGATTATAAGCTCCCCTGGTCCGCTCCGTTTTTCTCCATTCGCACGTCGACTTCCCGTCAGAATGCTTCTTCTGTTCGGCGGTGCCCTCGCCGTTCTCCTTCTGTACGCCCTTCTTCTGAGCTGGGGATGGCGCCGTGCTCGTCGAGAGACGCCCGCGCTGGACGCCAACGATCTTCCTGCACTGTCGGTCGTAGTCGCCGCCCGCAACGAGGCGGACGTCCTCCCCTCCCTTTTCGAGGCTCTGGACGAGCAGTCGCATCCCTCCTACGAAGTCGTCATCGTCAATGACGCCTCAACCGACGACACTTCTGCCCTCGCGGCGGACTGGGCGGCCAACCGCTCGTGGGCCCAGGTGGTCCACGTCGAGGACCCGTCGCCTCCCCGCAAGAAGCACGCCCTCACACAGGGCATAGCCGCTGCCCAGCACGACCTCTTGGCCTTCACTGATGCCGACTGTACGCCGCCCCCGAACTGGCTTTCGGACCTGGCGGCAGCCCACGCCGCCACAGACGACGATTGTGTGCTCGTGGGATACAGTCCTCTTCGGGGCACCGGCCTCCTCGGGTACTTTGCGCGCTATGAAACGCTGCTCCATGCCCTCTACATGGTCGCTGCAATCGGATGGCATCGACCGTACATGGCAGTGGGCCGCAACCTCAGCTACCCACGCTCCGTCTTCGAAGCAGTGGATGGGTTTTCCCATGCTGGCGGAGGCCAAGCCTCAATGAGTGGCGACGACGACCTCTTCGTGCAGGCGGTACACCGACAAGACTGTGCTCCTGTCCGTGCTCTTCTCGCCCCCAGCACGTTCGTGCCCACCTCCGCCCCGCCCTCCTGGCAAAGCTGGTGGCGGGCGCGGCGTCGGCACGTCTCGGCCGGTCGACACTACTCGTGGACGGTGGGCCTCCACCTCACGCTGCTCCACACCAGCCTCGTCCTGCTCTGGATCGCCCCTCTGATGCTCGGGACGCTCGGGGTTGGCCTTCTCGCGACGAGCCTCCTCGCCCGCCACGCCCCGCTGGGACTTGCCGCGGAGACGCTCGACGAAAACGATCTGCTGCCCCTCTTTCCACTGTGGGAGTTCGGGTATGCGTTGTACCATGCGACGGTGGTGCCGTTGGGGCTTTTTTCCCCCCCGGACCACTGGGATGAACCGGAACGCCCCACCCAGGACTGACTACCCGATCTCCAGCATCCGTTCCACCGCCTCCAGCGCACGAACGCGGACCGCTTCCTCCACTTCAATCTGGTACTGATTGTTCGCGAGATTGCGTCGCGTATCCTGAAGCGTGATCTCGTTCATGTGGGGACACCGCTGCCAGCACATCCGAAGCATGTCCTTCTCTGGATTGGCCCCCATGATGTTTTCGCCCATCGAACACTCGGTGAGCAACAGATAGCTCTCCGCGTTGGTGTTTTCGACGTAGTCGATCATCGACGAGGTGCTGCCCGAATGATCGGCCTCCTCCACAACCTCCGGACTGCACTCCGGATGGGCGAGCACCACCGTGTCGGGGTGTTCCTCCCGCGCCTGCTTAATGTCGTCGACCTGAAACATCTCGTGAACAACGCAGCGCCCATCCCATCCAATCAGGTCGGCATCCAGGTCCTCAGCAGGGGCCCCATCTCCCCCCGTCGGAGCTCCATCTCCTCCTCGCCCCTTCCGCTCGCGCTTCTGCGGAAAAAGGATGTCCTTCCCGGTCTCATTGGCCACGTTCTGAGCCAGAAACTCGTCCGGAATAAAGATGACGGTCTCCGAGTCCAGCGACTCGACCACCGCGGCGGCGTTGCTGGAGGTACAGCACACGTCGCTTTCGGCTTTTACGTCGGCGTAGGTATTCACGTACGTCACGATGGGCACGCCGGGATAGCGCTTGCGGAGCTGTCGCACATCCTCTGCCGTGATGCTTTCCGCAAGAGAGCACCCGGCCTCCTCTGCCGGCAAAAGCACCGTCTTGTCCGGATTCACGATCTTCGCCGTCTCGGCCATGAAGCGCACGCCGCAGAACACAATCGTATCCGCATCGGCCTGCGCGGCCCGTCGGCTCAACTCCAACGATGATCCTGTGTAGTCCGGAATCGTGTGGAAGAGGGCCGGCTCCATGTAGTTGTGGCCAAGGATGACCGCGTTGCGCTCCTTCTTGAGCTGGTTGATCTCGGCGGCAAGCTCGGCCTTCCGACGCAAATCGACCTCATGGGCGTCATCGAGGCGTTCCTCCAGCACGTCGTAGAGTGCGTCGGGGGACGTCAGAGTAGCGGCGTCGTTCTTCATAGCGGGTTGGGACTGATCAGCTGCAGGTCGTTGAAGCGCACGGGCCCGTGTGTTCAGCCCGTTCGAATGCTTAGATCCAGCGTGGCAGCGGAGTGGGTGAGGGCCCCGACGGAGATGCGATCGACCCCGGTCTCGGCAACGGTCGCGACGGTGTCGAGGGTCACATTGCCCGATGCCTCCAGAAGGACGCGTCCGTCGGTTCGGGCAACGGCCTCGCGGAGCGTGGGGGGATCCATGTTGTCAAGCAGAATCACGTCGGGCGCTTCCGTCAGCGCCTCTTCCAGCTCATTGAGGCTTTTTACTTCCACCTCCACCGGATACTGCTCACCGTACTCATCACGGACGCGACG is part of the Salinibacter sp. 10B genome and encodes:
- a CDS encoding cysteine desulfurase family protein — translated: MERVYLDHAATTPLAPAVLEAMKPHLTEHYGNASSVHQYGRQARVTLEDARERVADCLGAESSEIVFTSGGTEADNLALKGVIAAASDDGAPAGLVTSAAEHEAVLRPAERLREQGHPVSILSPGAHGAISPQQVDAAIDEHTALVSLMHANNEIGVCTDIPAIAEVCRANDVLLHCDAVQTVGLLPVDVDDLGVDLLSLSAHKFYGPKGIGALFVRGRVDLGPLVEGGSQERERRGGTENVPGVVGLAAALERAMDGAEERAERLSQLQRHLVDGLADAVPCDYVLNTPIGEAPVAPHVVNVAFPPTEEPLDGEMLILNLDMEGVLVSAGSACTSGALEPSHVLTALGLERETASAAVRFSMGADTTEDDVEYALDVLHTTLDRMTG
- the murA gene encoding UDP-N-acetylglucosamine 1-carboxyvinyltransferase — translated: MDKLVVHGGSPLEGPLTVGGSKNTALPLMAAALLADGSTRITNVPNLRDVRTFSNVIRVAGPAVTFDADANTLTIDASTVNHPVAPYELVKKMRASFYMLGALIGRCGEAKVSLPGGCAWGPRPVDLHIEGMKAFGADIELEEGYVLASAPGGRLDGGTFRLDPSSVGATINLLLGAVTAQGPSRIENAAQEPDVVAFGEALKEMGAQIDGLGTNTIEIQGVDALTPASFRNTPDRIELGTFMLMAATAGAPGQPVEVRRGTHEHLGDDFKERFAETGVDVDYADEVVTVTRPETLQPVSIETAPYPGFPTDLQAQWTVLLGLADGTATVTDTIYDDRFKHVPELQRLGMEISVEGNTATVHGGAPIKGAQVMSTDLRASVSLVMAGMVAEGTTHVLRVYHLDRGYEHLEHKLQDAGINIHREEYEEFDEPAAEPVS
- a CDS encoding Gfo/Idh/MocA family oxidoreductase, whose product is AAVSAAAGLAPSAFASDVQRLPVSEPPTVPPNDRIQFATIGTGIIGFVNTRTAHNLPGAEFVAAADCYDSRLTRVNEVFGDDIFTTRDYRDVLTRSDVDAVVICTPDHWHAEIAQAAMEAGKAVYCEKPMAHTLDEGAAMVETQQDTGQLLQVGSQFASSIVVNKVRQLVSSGAIGDLNMVEARYNRNSALGAWKYSIPPNVSRENIAWDRFLGDAPARDFDPTRFFRWRNYWDYGTGLAGDLFVHLLTITHHVTNSVGPTSISSTGGLRFWTDGREVPDVQTALFEYPETDAHPEFTLSLQSNLADGSGGGTLLRFVGSDGAITLEGNTVKLSQTRRSTPSVEQLVEGYNSVRTFSEAVQEEFRTSYSPDEEDLAADDMSTESEFEAPDGYSSRRDHIMNFFAAMRSGDTVVEDAVFGHRAAAPALLCNRSYRNGQRYEWDPEAMEVAS
- the fmt gene encoding methionyl-tRNA formyltransferase; amino-acid sequence: MRIVFMGTPEFAVPSLTQLIDAGYDPVAVATGPDRPRGRGQEVTPTPVKAAAQEAGIERILQPEDVTDDAFAEAVAALEPDVIAVVAYKILPPSVFTAASEGAFNLHGSLLPKYRGAAPINHAIMQGETETGVTTFFLEPSVDTGDIILQKSMTIGPNETAGSVHDRMKVLGGEAVVETVEQIEAGTVDPRPQDDSQATPAPKIHDEDCEVPWGEPGEAVHNHVRGLSPYPGAWTMHGDTRLKLYRTRRAEGNGAPGEILSTDGRLVVACGQEAVEVVTIQQPGKQRLDAEDFLNGYALSEGERLGHA
- the ftsY gene encoding signal recognition particle-docking protein FtsY, with product MGILDRFINQNDDEEQEKLEEGLEKTRTSFFGKIDRMVRGKDSVDAELLDELEEILVTSDVGVDTTLDIIDHVEARVAEDQYVSTEELNLLIRDEIAKLMLEDEDERPADFDARLPNKPHVIMVVGVNGVGKTTTIGKMAHKYKQAGKSVMVGAADTFRAAAIEQLEIWADRAEVPIIKQQHGSDPAAVAYDTIEAAQARDTDVVLIDTAGRLHTKGGLMDELAKMKRVMQKRTESAPHEVLLVLDASTGQNALRQAEEFTESVDVTGLALTKLDGTAKGGVVIGVSHQFQVPVKYIGVGEGIEDLQVFDRKGFVEGLFKGVA
- a CDS encoding CDP-alcohol phosphatidyltransferase family protein; this encodes MSTSSSSTLWPDLGRFWTIANTLSLSRLILVFPIAVLLWQDGPLDWLLGLTVIAIMTDWFDGRVARWTRTVSEWGKVIDPVADKVAAVLTVSVLTFRPEVQGAPELPLWFFGVIVGRDLLILAGGAWIANRSGKVLMSAWAGKAASLWLALTVVSVILKADLPVFNVCLWMSAGLFVFSFGVYVVRYLNAIRRAPPPQQEHASDTASDAPTTSSSEASSTVSASGKSRPLLLG
- a CDS encoding glycosyltransferase; its protein translation is MLLLFGGALAVLLLYALLLSWGWRRARRETPALDANDLPALSVVVAARNEADVLPSLFEALDEQSHPSYEVVIVNDASTDDTSALAADWAANRSWAQVVHVEDPSPPRKKHALTQGIAAAQHDLLAFTDADCTPPPNWLSDLAAAHAATDDDCVLVGYSPLRGTGLLGYFARYETLLHALYMVAAIGWHRPYMAVGRNLSYPRSVFEAVDGFSHAGGGQASMSGDDDLFVQAVHRQDCAPVRALLAPSTFVPTSAPPSWQSWWRARRRHVSAGRHYSWTVGLHLTLLHTSLVLLWIAPLMLGTLGVGLLATSLLARHAPLGLAAETLDENDLLPLFPLWEFGYALYHATVVPLGLFSPPDHWDEPERPTQD
- the nadA gene encoding quinolinate synthase NadA; this encodes MKNDAATLTSPDALYDVLEERLDDAHEVDLRRKAELAAEINQLKKERNAVILGHNYMEPALFHTIPDYTGSSLELSRRAAQADADTIVFCGVRFMAETAKIVNPDKTVLLPAEEAGCSLAESITAEDVRQLRKRYPGVPIVTYVNTYADVKAESDVCCTSSNAAAVVESLDSETVIFIPDEFLAQNVANETGKDILFPQKRERKGRGGDGAPTGGDGAPAEDLDADLIGWDGRCVVHEMFQVDDIKQAREEHPDTVVLAHPECSPEVVEEADHSGSTSSMIDYVENTNAESYLLLTECSMGENIMGANPEKDMLRMCWQRCPHMNEITLQDTRRNLANNQYQIEVEEAVRVRALEAVERMLEIG